A genomic window from Longimicrobium sp. includes:
- a CDS encoding DUF4382 domain-containing protein, with translation MFKHAKGILPLLAALALAACDGGTGSDQAQLSIRLIDAPGDLAQAWVKIDRIYLQGSAADSTGGRTDVLTAPTGWVDLLTLSGGRTAELVNGAVVPAGRYSELRFVVCEAYVVTKTGTVYATKDAELPAGVTATGQLQVPSGCSSGIKVKFPGGDDAVVLESESAIMTVDFDVTQSFGHQAGNSGHWVMHPVLRATGVGFAGGIAGAVSLAQGVTLPTCGGSAVTVQAFTPRAIAGADSLNATVGTDARYRITAAPGTYTMTYVPVVAYTNGDSLTVTATPSAPTVTVASGGTATADYSITAATCKAKPAG, from the coding sequence ATGTTCAAGCACGCGAAGGGGATCCTTCCCCTGCTCGCCGCGCTGGCCCTCGCCGCGTGCGATGGCGGTACGGGGAGCGACCAGGCCCAGCTTTCCATCCGCCTGATCGACGCGCCCGGCGACCTGGCGCAGGCGTGGGTCAAGATCGACCGCATCTACCTGCAGGGCTCGGCGGCCGACAGCACCGGCGGCCGCACCGACGTGCTGACGGCGCCCACCGGCTGGGTGGACCTGCTGACGCTCTCCGGCGGGCGCACCGCCGAGCTGGTGAACGGGGCCGTCGTCCCCGCCGGCCGCTACTCGGAGCTTCGCTTCGTCGTCTGCGAGGCGTACGTGGTCACCAAAACGGGCACCGTGTACGCCACGAAGGACGCCGAGCTGCCCGCCGGCGTCACCGCCACCGGCCAGTTGCAGGTGCCGTCGGGCTGCTCCAGCGGCATCAAGGTGAAGTTCCCCGGCGGCGACGACGCGGTGGTGCTGGAAAGCGAGTCCGCCATCATGACGGTGGACTTCGACGTCACGCAGAGCTTCGGGCACCAGGCCGGCAACTCGGGACACTGGGTGATGCACCCGGTGCTGCGCGCCACCGGCGTGGGCTTCGCGGGCGGCATCGCCGGCGCCGTATCGCTGGCCCAAGGCGTAACGCTGCCCACGTGCGGCGGCTCGGCGGTGACGGTGCAGGCGTTCACCCCCCGCGCCATCGCCGGCGCCGACTCGCTGAACGCCACCGTGGGCACGGACGCGCGCTACCGCATCACCGCGGCGCCCGGCACGTACACCATGACCTACGTGCCCGTGGTGGCCTACACCAACGGCGATTCGCTGACGGTGACCGCCACGCCGAGCGCGCCCACGGTGACGGTGGCCTCCGGCGGCACGGCCACGGCGGACTACAGCATCACCGCGGCCACCTGCAAGGCCAAGCCCGCGGGCTGA
- the rsgA gene encoding ribosome small subunit-dependent GTPase A produces MLTGTVRRAQGGLYEVETPDGVIEAVLRGRLKREQRTGEKVVVGDRVDVQREGTGEEEEAWTIENVHERTTVLARKAPGKAPRAKAIVANVDQVLVVFAAAKPDPHLRMLDRFLVIAESSDIAPLIIVNKVDLTGIDAARAIFAHYERAGYTVMYTAAKAGLGVAEMGEALCGRLSALTGPSGVGKSSLLNAVQPGLGLRVAAISEAVNKGRHTTVTAQLIPLECGGWVADTPGLRELGLWEIDRDQLHFYFPEFENLLDDCRYPGCTHTHEPGCAVRAAVDAGQIHPGRYDSYRRMYAGEQEEGGWDG; encoded by the coding sequence ATGCTGACGGGCACGGTTCGCAGGGCGCAGGGCGGGTTGTACGAGGTAGAAACCCCGGACGGGGTGATCGAGGCGGTGCTGCGCGGCCGGTTGAAGCGCGAGCAGCGCACCGGCGAAAAGGTGGTCGTGGGCGACCGCGTCGACGTACAGCGCGAGGGCACGGGCGAGGAGGAGGAGGCCTGGACCATCGAGAACGTGCACGAGCGCACCACCGTGCTGGCCCGCAAGGCACCGGGCAAGGCGCCGCGCGCCAAGGCCATCGTGGCGAACGTGGACCAGGTGCTGGTGGTGTTCGCCGCCGCGAAGCCAGACCCGCACCTGCGCATGCTGGACCGCTTCCTGGTGATCGCCGAGTCCAGCGATATCGCCCCGCTGATCATCGTCAACAAGGTGGACCTGACGGGCATCGACGCGGCCCGGGCGATCTTCGCCCACTACGAGCGCGCCGGCTACACGGTGATGTACACGGCGGCCAAGGCGGGGCTGGGGGTGGCGGAGATGGGTGAGGCGCTGTGCGGGCGTCTGTCCGCGCTCACCGGACCGTCGGGCGTGGGCAAGAGCAGCCTGTTGAACGCGGTGCAGCCAGGGCTGGGGCTTCGCGTGGCGGCCATCAGCGAGGCGGTGAACAAGGGGCGCCACACCACGGTGACGGCGCAGCTGATTCCGCTGGAGTGCGGCGGCTGGGTGGCCGACACGCCGGGGCTGCGCGAGCTGGGGCTGTGGGAGATCGACCGCGACCAGCTCCACTTCTACTTCCCGGAGTTCGAGAACCTGCTGGACGACTGCCGCTATCCCGGCTGCACGCACACGCACGAGCCCGGCTGCGCCGTGCGCGCCGCCGTGGACGCGGGACAGATCCATCCCGGACGCTACGACAGCTACCGCCGGATGTACGCGGGCGAGCAGGAAGAGGGCGGCTGGGACGGGTGA
- a CDS encoding RNA polymerase sigma factor RpoD/SigA: MKNDDMATTQRKATRKRKRQAPSLDAGFAVAAEDQSSLDQYLKEVSTHSLLTPPQEIELGKRAQAGDEIAVAELVRANLRFVISVAKKYQNRGVSLADLIQEGNVGLVTAARKFDPDQGVKFISYAVWWIRQAILSALANQGRSVRVPLNRASDLAKIFRERERLKQELRRDPTPQELAEATSLSVDIVESLQTLNAAEIRLDAPIGDSDDSQLMDRFVADSAIETEDEVEERLLSERIDKALGTLQPRDAKVLKLYFGLEGGREHTLEEIGDILGVTRERIRQLRDRALKRLREGEMGDALASFAA; encoded by the coding sequence GTGAAGAACGACGACATGGCTACGACGCAGCGAAAGGCAACTCGCAAGCGCAAGCGGCAGGCACCCAGCCTGGACGCGGGCTTCGCCGTCGCCGCCGAGGACCAGAGCAGCCTGGACCAGTACCTGAAGGAGGTCAGCACCCACTCGCTGCTGACCCCCCCGCAGGAGATCGAGCTTGGCAAGCGCGCGCAGGCGGGCGACGAGATCGCGGTCGCCGAGCTGGTGCGCGCCAACCTGCGCTTCGTCATTTCGGTCGCCAAGAAGTACCAGAACCGCGGCGTCTCCCTGGCCGACCTGATCCAGGAGGGCAACGTGGGGCTGGTGACGGCCGCGCGGAAGTTCGATCCGGACCAGGGGGTGAAGTTCATCTCCTACGCCGTGTGGTGGATCCGCCAGGCCATCCTGTCGGCGCTGGCCAACCAGGGGCGCAGCGTGCGCGTGCCCCTGAACCGCGCCAGCGACCTGGCCAAGATCTTCCGCGAGCGCGAGCGGCTGAAGCAGGAGCTTCGGCGCGATCCCACGCCGCAGGAGCTGGCCGAGGCCACCAGCCTGTCGGTGGACATCGTCGAGAGCCTGCAGACGCTGAACGCGGCCGAGATCCGCCTGGACGCCCCCATCGGCGACAGCGACGACAGCCAGCTGATGGACCGCTTCGTGGCCGACTCGGCCATCGAAACGGAGGACGAGGTGGAGGAGCGCCTGCTGTCCGAGCGCATCGACAAGGCGCTGGGCACGCTGCAGCCGCGCGACGCCAAGGTGCTGAAGCTGTACTTTGGCCTGGAGGGCGGGCGCGAGCACACCCTCGAGGAGATCGGCGACATCCTGGGCGTTACGCGCGAGCGCATTCGCCAGCTGCGCGACCGCGCGCTCAAGCGGCTGCGCGAGGGCGAGATGGGCGATGCGCTGGCTTCGTTCGCGGCCTGA